The DNA segment TATTATCGAGGTCTTGGAGGGGCTTTTCTCCAGAAGATTCAGGACAAGATCAATATAATGTGCCGTACCCGTCTGAAGCGGCTCAATGGGAGTATAAAAATAAATACTGCCCATCATTCAAGCACGCGTGAGTTGTTTTCAGTAGAGACAGATATTATTCCTTCATTGATTACCGAATAACCCATCACGCCTTTCCGCGTGGATATGAACTGCGTACAATCAATCCAACAATCGAGATAGCTATCCCTTGCCGGTGAATACAGACTTATGTCAAAAAGGTATTCTCCGTCATTCAAAATGTTAGGAAAAGTGATCGTAACTATCGATTTGTTCCGCTTACGGCCCAATTCTGTTGTTGACATATGTTCTTTTCCGCCAAAAAGTTTTTGTCCATTGCTGTTTTTTACCGCATAACCAAGTATGATATCTTCTTCTATGATTTTCTCGGTGGTGACAATAGTAGCAGTTACCTCGATATATGACTTACTCTCGCCCTGATCGTTCAAAACTCTTGAGCTCACTTTATCGAGATAGGCAGTTCTATCCCCCCACCTCGATAGAGCGATCTCGCTATGCAACAGGGGGTTAAAAAGGTCGGTATAAGCTCTCGTAACTGTCTCAACATCTCCACTTTCAACTATTTTTCCCTCTTCGATAAGAATCGCTCTATCACAGTACTCACTTACCGACGCCATATCATGCGTAACAAGTATAACTGTCTTACCTGTATTCTTTAGTGTCTTAAAGTAAGTAAAACACTTCTTTTGAAAGTCAGCATCACCCACGGCCAACACTTCGTCTACTACTAAGATATCCGCCTGTGCCATTGTTGCGCAGGCGAAGGCGAGTCGAACTTGCATGCCGCTACTGTAATTCTTTAGTTTCTGCTCCATGAAGTTTCCGAGCTCAGCAAATTCTACTATCTTTTGATAATTCTCATCTATTTCGTGCCGCGAGAAACCGAGAATCGCACCGTTAAGGTAAACGTTTTCTCTCCCGCTAAGTTCGGGATTAAACCCAACCCCTAACTCAATAAATGAGACTAGCTTACCGTCTATATTGACCGATCCCTTTGTTGGCTGGTAGATACCAGATATTATTTTCAGCAGTGTGCTCTTACCACTTCCGTTTCTCCCGACGATTCCGAAAAATTCACCCTTCTTGACCGTGAAATCAACTCCAAGCAAGACACGATATATGTTATTCCCGCGTCGTTTCTTTATATTTGTGGTTACTACTCTCTTGAGAGAGTTCGTATCTTCTACTGGGAGGACAAACTCTTTTGTCACCCCTCTTACTGTTATAGCGGCCTCGACACGTGCACTCATGTTATACGTTCTCCGCAAAAAAAGCTGACTTCTTTATATAATAACGATACCCTAACACCAGTGTAGCAACAGAAACGAGAGCGGGTACTATCGTTAAGAGTAGAGGGTAGGATGTATTAAATGCAGTAATCACATGGTCATGTGGCACTAAAGCGTATCGTGCCCCTTGAATTGACTGGGTAACCGGACTTGCTAACATTATCGTAGCGATACTCGCCGGTACATACTGATATAACGGGTAAAGAATGGGGGTGAAATAAAATGCTGCTTGCATAATTACATCCCAGATATGATTAATATCTCTATACTTCACATATATTGCACTGAGAAAAAAACCAATTCCCATGGCAAATGCCGCCATCTCAAGCATAAATAGGAAAAAAGTTGGAAGATACCAAGTGAGTGGCACGCCAAGAAATATCATAAAGACAGCCACAATTGATAAATTAATGATCACGTTGATCATTGCCGAAAGAGTTGATGATACAATAATGACCGTTTTGGGGAAATTAACCTTGCGAATCAAGTCTCCTTTTGCGACCACGGCACCTATACTACTGCTTGTAATCTCTGCAAACATATTCCACAGTATGATGCCGAGAAGTAAGTAAAGACCATAATATGGTATATCTCCCTTTACTCGCATAAAGTTTACGAGAATGATATACAGGATACAAAACATTGCAAGTGGTTTGAGAACGCTCCACAAATAACCAAGTACTGATCCTTGATATCGAAGCTTGAAGTCGGTTTTCACAAACTCCTTGAGAATTATCATGGAGTAGTTTGCCTTCTTCATTTTTGCTCTATCGTCTTTTATTTTTACCACACTCCCATAATACCATTGATCTCTAGTGATATAATCAGCCTATGAGAAATAAGGATCGTCTTCGGCTGCGCATATGTGACTCGTCGCCCTACGATAACCAACGTTCCGGTGTGGGTAATTACTCACATTTACTAAGGCAAGCCTTCGAGGGTTCAAGTAAGGTAGTCCTCTCGCCACCCCGTATTTTCATATCAAAGAAAATATCGGGCTACTTGTACCGACTAATGGAAAAGCTGTACAGTCATGGATTTCCCGTTCCCTATGATATTCTCCTTCCACAGGCTGACCTTACCCTTTTTACAAACTTCTCGACATGGCCAACCCTACGCACCAACTCTGTGATGACCGTTGTACACGACCTTACCTACATCAACTACCCAGAGGTTGTCGAGAGAAAGAATCTTGCTCACTTGAGGAGAGTTGTTCCTCGCAGCATCACTAGAGCGGACACTATCATCACGGTCTCAGAATCAATGAAAAAAGAGATATGTAATGTGTTCGCGATACGTGATGACAAGGTAATAGTGACGAGGATTCCACCTTCACCGGAATTTTCTATAAAATCTAATAAGGACGTTCATAGTATTTATCGCATTCCAGCCGGGAAATATTTTCTCTTTGTTAGCAACTTAGAACCTAGAAAGAACCTTAAGGTGCTTATCAAAGCGTATCGTTTACTCCCCGTCTCTATCCGAAACACATACTCACTTGTTATTGCGGGTGGCAAGGGATGGAAATTTGAAGAAACACAAGCGCTGATCGACGAGCCGCTTGACGTGGGTACGGTTTGTCAGGTAGGATTTGTTGATCAATCCGATCTTCCAGCTCTTTTTCAGAAAGCGTCGCTATTCGTTATGCCATCATTATATGAGGGATTTGGCATGCCCATCGTTGAAGCTCTTGCAAGCGGCTGCAAGGTTGTTGCATCCGATATACCTGTTTTTCACGAATCGGGCGGAGGAGCTATCCACTATGCTAATCCACACGATGAAAGCGACTTTGCGTCTAAAATTATTCACGCCATCAAAACACCCCTTGACAATAACGCGGTACGCAAGCATTTGGCCACACTCACTTGGGATAGTAATGTTGAAACTATCCTTGATGGATATAGAGCAACCGAAGATCTCAAGAATTAACCCATAGTCAATGATTCAAGATGATTAATCTGTACTCATAGTGGCACATGAAAGAAATTTTATTTTATACTAATAGAATAAATGTTGTTACTAGAGTATGAGGCTAAGGAGATTATCAATAGAGAAGGGGTTGCCACTCCCTCGTCCTACAGAATCTTCTCTCATGACACATCTCCTACTACTGTTTCTTTTCCTTGTGTCATAAAATCACAGGTTCCTACTGGCGGCAGAGGAGAAGCCGGTGGAATATGGGTTGCTGAGAGTAAAAAACAGCTTCTCGGCATAACTCAGGCATTATTTTCGCTCTCTATAGGGGGTTACACACCTTCAAGCCTTTTGATCGAGGAACAGTTAGAGATTGAGCGAGAATTATACCTTTCACTGTCGCTCAATCGCTTAACAGCCTCAATTGAACTAGTTGCGCACGCTCATGGTGGCGTCGAAATCGAATCACGAGATGATTTTTTTACCGCTCAGCTGGACGAACGCGAGTTCAGTAAGGTTGGTGAATCCCTGGCGGAGATATACTCTCTAGAGAATAAAGCTTTTTTGCTCTCCGAACTTGTGGCGATTCTTTATCAAGTATTTTGTAAACAGGACGCCATTCTTCTTGAGATAAACCCTCTTGTTCTTACTTCATCTGGTGACCTTGTGACGGCAGATTGTAAAATGATCGTTGATGACGATGCCGCGTTTCGTCACCCCGATTGGTCGTTTGAGGAAATGAGCAAACCAAGCAACTATGTGGTATTAAACGAATATGGTACCGTCGCAACAATGGCAAATGGAGCAGGTCTTGCAATGGCGACTGTTGACACGGTTCAGGCCTCAGGGTTGGTGCCAGCAAATTTTTT comes from the Candidatus Saccharimonas aalborgensis genome and includes:
- a CDS encoding ABC transporter ATP-binding protein, whose translation is MSARVEAAITVRGVTKEFVLPVEDTNSLKRVVTTNIKKRRGNNIYRVLLGVDFTVKKGEFFGIVGRNGSGKSTLLKIISGIYQPTKGSVNIDGKLVSFIELGVGFNPELSGRENVYLNGAILGFSRHEIDENYQKIVEFAELGNFMEQKLKNYSSGMQVRLAFACATMAQADILVVDEVLAVGDADFQKKCFTYFKTLKNTGKTVILVTHDMASVSEYCDRAILIEEGKIVESGDVETVTRAYTDLFNPLLHSEIALSRWGDRTAYLDKVSSRVLNDQGESKSYIEVTATIVTTEKIIEEDIILGYAVKNSNGQKLFGGKEHMSTTELGRKRNKSIVTITFPNILNDGEYLFDISLYSPARDSYLDCWIDCTQFISTRKGVMGYSVINEGIISVSTENNSRVLE
- a CDS encoding ABC transporter permease, producing MVKIKDDRAKMKKANYSMIILKEFVKTDFKLRYQGSVLGYLWSVLKPLAMFCILYIILVNFMRVKGDIPYYGLYLLLGIILWNMFAEITSSSIGAVVAKGDLIRKVNFPKTVIIVSSTLSAMINVIINLSIVAVFMIFLGVPLTWYLPTFFLFMLEMAAFAMGIGFFLSAIYVKYRDINHIWDVIMQAAFYFTPILYPLYQYVPASIATIMLASPVTQSIQGARYALVPHDHVITAFNTSYPLLLTIVPALVSVATLVLGYRYYIKKSAFFAENV
- a CDS encoding glycosyltransferase family 4 protein; its protein translation is MRNKDRLRLRICDSSPYDNQRSGVGNYSHLLRQAFEGSSKVVLSPPRIFISKKISGYLYRLMEKLYSHGFPVPYDILLPQADLTLFTNFSTWPTLRTNSVMTVVHDLTYINYPEVVERKNLAHLRRVVPRSITRADTIITVSESMKKEICNVFAIRDDKVIVTRIPPSPEFSIKSNKDVHSIYRIPAGKYFLFVSNLEPRKNLKVLIKAYRLLPVSIRNTYSLVIAGGKGWKFEETQALIDEPLDVGTVCQVGFVDQSDLPALFQKASLFVMPSLYEGFGMPIVEALASGCKVVASDIPVFHESGGGAIHYANPHDESDFASKIIHAIKTPLDNNAVRKHLATLTWDSNVETILDGYRATEDLKN
- a CDS encoding ATP-grasp domain-containing protein, whose protein sequence is MLLLEYEAKEIINREGVATPSSYRIFSHDTSPTTVSFPCVIKSQVPTGGRGEAGGIWVAESKKQLLGITQALFSLSIGGYTPSSLLIEEQLEIERELYLSLSLNRLTASIELVAHAHGGVEIESRDDFFTAQLDEREFSKVGESLAEIYSLENKAFLLSELVAILYQVFCKQDAILLEINPLVLTSSGDLVTADCKMIVDDDAAFRHPDWSFEEMSKPSNYVVLNEYGTVATMANGAGLAMATVDTVQASGLVPANFLDIGGAATIESIANCFEKIVELPKISAIVINIFGGIVRCDDVARAIIAARQQIPSLPKLYIRLAGTNANEAELILGESGITLYKTIEEAIKELSQNG